From the Solanum lycopersicum chromosome 10, SLM_r2.1 genome, one window contains:
- the LOC104649784 gene encoding uncharacterized protein yields the protein MDHLIGKNPVLWGVILDGPTITMKTATDGVTKIPKERKEWNAEHKLAIYNNAKAKKILICGIGLDEHNRISSYQDTNAIWETLQTSHEGKMQVKKSKIDYLNRQYELFKMAEGETIQDMHTRFT from the coding sequence ATGGATCATCTTATTGGCAAAAACCCTGTTCTATGGGGAGTAATTCTAGATGGACCAACAATAACTATGAAAACTGCAACTGATGGAGTCACCAAAAtcccaaaggaaagaaaagaatggaatgCTGAACACAAGCTCGCAATCTATAACAATGCCAAAGCAAAGAAAATTCTTATCTGTGGCATAGGACTAGACGAACACAATCGAATCTCATCTTATCAAGATACCAATGCCATATGGGAAACATTACAAACCTCTCATGAAGGAAAAATGCAAGTCAAGAAGTCCAAAATTGATTACTTGAATAGACAATATGAATTGTTCAAGATGGCGGAAGGGGAGACCATACAAGACATGCACACCAGGTTCACTTAA